In Puntigrus tetrazona isolate hp1 chromosome 18, ASM1883169v1, whole genome shotgun sequence, one genomic interval encodes:
- the LOC122363067 gene encoding protocadherin beta-10, which translates to MGTLIANLSFTAQPSSNHMHLRLSGKDAEWFYLEGRTIRLNSSSTRNIDREIHGSVLTATVRCYEHKTLQAEHRIMVEVLNENDNKPEFLQKSAQPLQLSELTAVNSVVFTVQATDADGDTLAYVIDETSPDARYFRVDLPNSGKVVLNKSLDYEIKTQLRLTLYAVETNTNEHYNTTTTIIINVTDGDDQYPQFQPCTLLSANHSKRICANPLYTANITENEQDIVLDFFPGPIQAVDGDEGLRTPVKYTILSGADNGRFVIDSNSGEVRLTRRVENRLLIPTLRLRVMAAQTDDPLKYAVATVLVRVLAENGFPPQFSRSTYRGFVSESSSPASLVTTYGNKLLILEATDQDFTDGFNPRLQYSLNSKHNSSRLFYVTQEGLIIAKTSLLHPGHKYFLEVIAADLESGDTVKAALHVEILQKGQPVPQGPLGAVHVYSSETVGRAEGVAGVCLILLAITLFTLVRCIRMIREKRDHVIRTSVADNRHPNVMNHSHPMTLVEETFSYHNEAFSEYDQSTSPFYGKQGIYTKIEEPLPSSVTLPSVTFNKSLREPRRNYLALRPNGRPVNRFNNKTVSFHDYVVVREWDEESEENTETTFTTEVEICTDLEDINVDFELDNDDSDLPEEEFQIQSQRITSYCDEMLNTYLKRVKLDYEINNTDQIDLEDRKALEIRDQKLAAKHRFESDIQRIHSTESQERDQTVTQNSGLIDNTQAEFSIFLVNPKADNTVINYSESFKTDDFNLDLQVPEAESSVQSIHDASNLQTHLGTLTLDPGQNNGLEECLEVDTDNTPSSYYVNEDIATNLDDSSPEEESISNLDTSGQHLNYLHDPHETQVECFYDTDTDETNDGR; encoded by the exons ATGGGAACTTTAATTGCCAACCTCAGTTTCACTGCTCAGCCGTCATCCAATCATATGCACTTAAGACTTTCTGGAAAAGATGCTGAATGGTTTTATCTGGAGGGAAGAACCATTAGACTGAACTCATCATCAACTAGGAATATTGATAGAGag ATACACGGCTCAGTTTTAACAGCAACTGTAAGGTGTTACGAACATAAAACCCTACAG GCTGAACACAGGATCATGGTAGAGGTTCTGAATGAGAATGACAACAAACCCGAGTTCCTACAAAAATCAGCTCAACCTCTGCAGCTCAGTGag CTGACAGCGGTGAACTCTGTAGTGTTTACAGTCCAGGCCACAGATGCAGACGGAGACACACTCGCATACGTCATTGATGAAACATCA CCTGATGCCAGGTATTTTCGAGTGGACTTACCGAACAGTGGCAAAGTGGTTCTCAACAAGTCACTGGACTATGAGATCAAAACCCAGCTCCGACTGACTCTTTATGCAGTG GAGACGAACACAAATGAACACTACAACACAACGACAACAATAATCATCAATGTGACGGATGGGGACGACCAATACCCACAGTTCCAGCCTTGCACTCTtctctcagccaatcacagcaaaCGAATATGTGCCAATCCTCTCTACACCGCCAACATCACAGAGAATGAGCAG GACATTGTCTTGGATTTCTTCCCGGGTCCGATTCAAGCCGTGGATGGCGATGAGGGTCTCAGAACGCCAGTAAAGTACACCATCCTGTCAG GAGCAGATAATGGCAGATTCGTCATTGACAGTAACTCCGGAGAGGTGAGGTTAACCAGACGCGTGGAGAACAGACTGCTCATCCCAACACTGAGACTGCGTGTTATG GCAGCTCAGACGGATGACCCTCTGAAATACGCAGTAGCCACAGTTCTGGTGAGGGTCCTGGCAGAAAACGGGTTCCCGCCGCAGTTCAGCCGGTCGACGTACCGCGGTTTCGTCAGCGAGAGCTCGAGCCCCGCCTCGCTCGTCACGACATACGGCAATAAATTACTTATCCTGGAAGCCACGGATCAAGACTTCACTGAC GGCTTCAATCCCAGACTGCAGTATTCCCTAAACTCCAAACACAACAGCTCTCGGCTCTTTTACGTTACTCAAGAAGGACTGATCATCGCTAAAACTAGCCTGCTGCACCCCGGCCACAAATATTTCCTGGAG GTTATAGCTGCTGACCTGGAATCAGGAGACACCGTTAAAGCTGCACTGCATGTGGAAATTCTTCAGAAAGGCCAACCAG ttCCACAGGGACCGTTGGGGGCGGTGCATGTGTATAGCAGCGAGACAGTGGGCAGGGCAGAGGGCGTGGcaggagtgtgtctgatcctgCTGGCCATTACTTTATTTACACTGGTGCGGTGCATAAGGATGATCAGAGAGAAGAGGGATCATGTTATCCGGACCAGTGTGGCTGACAACAGACACCCTAATGTT atGAACCACAGCCATCCGATGACTTTAGTGGAGGAAACCTTCTCATATCACAATGAGGCGTTCAGCGAGTACGACCAATCCACCTCACCCTTCTACGGCAAACAGGGCATCTACACCAAAATAGAAGAACCACTGCCATCATCTGTGACCTTACCATCAGTTACCTTCAACAAGTCCTTACGGGAGCCAAGACGCAATTATCTGGCACTGCGGCCCAACGGGAGACCCGTGAACAGGTTTAACAATAAAACCGTGTCGTTTCACGACTACGTTGTGGTTCGAGAATGGGATGAGGAGAGTGAAGAAAATACAGAGACTACATTCACAACAGAGGTGGAGATTTGTACCGATTTAGAAGACATTAACGTGGATTTTGAATTAGACAACGACGATTCAGATCTCCCAGAAGAAGAATTTCAAATCCAGTCACAAAGAATCACTTCATACTGTGACGAAATGCTCAACACGTACCTAAAAAGGGTCAAACTAGACTacgaaataaacaatacagACCAGATAGACTTGGAAGACAGAAAAGCACTGGAAATAAGGGACCAAAAATTAGCTGCAAAGCACAGATTCGAGTCTGACATACAAAGAATACATTCAACTGAAAGTCAAGAAAGAGATCAAACAGTAACGCAAAACTCAGGATTAATAGATAACACACAAGCAGAGTTCTCCATTTTTCTCGTTAACCCTAAAGCTGACAACACAGTCATCAACTATTCAGAAAGCTTTAAAACGGATGATTTTAATTTAGATCTTCAGGTTCCGGAAGCTGAAAGTTCTGTACAAAGCATTCATGATGCAAGTAACTTACAAACACATCTCGGCACATTAACACTTGATCCAGGTCAAAACAATGGATTGGAAGAATGTCTGGAAGTTGACACGGACAACACCCCAAGCTCGTATTATGTTAACGAGGACATTGCAACAAATTTAGATGACAGTAGCCCTGAAGAGGAGTCCATATCTAATCTAGATACAAGCGGTCAACATTTGAACTATCTTCATGATCCTCACGAGACACAGGTAGAATGTTTCTACGACACAGACACAGATGAAACTAATGATGGAAGATGA